CAACCAATCGGTACTTGATTACCGAAAATATAGCCTTGGCGAAAACATCCGGCAATTAAATACTGACTGCCACCAAAGAGCCCGATTAAACAGCACTATAATGCCGAATCAGCACATAGCTTCGGACTCGATCGCGGTGCGTTGCCACTCGCGTAACGACAGGGCCTGAAGATGCGGGGCCTTCAGGTTGCGCACCGGCGCCAGCCCTGCGCGCTCCGCCAGTTCGCCGATCTTCGTGCCGTGGATGCTCCATGGTTAGACCGCGCGCCAGCGGCAGGCGCCCTACCCGCCCTGGACTGGCAGCGCCGCCACCTTGACCGTCTTCTCGCGCACCAGGCACACCACCAGCGTGGTGACCAGGATGCCGAAGAGGTACAGCGCCTGCGGCCCCAGCCGCTCCATGAGGGCACCGGCCACCAGCGGTCCGATGCTGGCACCGATGCCGAAGGTCATCAGCAGCGCGCCAGCGACGGAGACCCGTAGTTCGGACTCCAGGTTTTCGTTGGCGCGGGCCACGCCCAGTGGATAGAGGCAGAATTGCAGGAAGCCGATCACCGCCCCGATGACCATGATCGCGCCCCACCCGGGGGACTGGAGGAAGGCCATCGGCAGGTAGGCCAGGCCGAGCAAGGCGGCGGTCCAGCGGATCAGCGTCACGCGGGAGAATCGATCCGACAGCTTGCCCAGGGGCAACTGGGCCGCCAGCCCGGCGGCGATGGTGAGCGCCATGAACTGCCCCACCTGCGCCGGACTGAAGCCCATCTGCGCGGCGAAGATCGGCGTCAGGCCGTATAAGCAGCCGTTCAGCAGGCCGGAGGCGAGGATGGTGCCCAAGGCTTGCGGCAGACGGCGGAGATAGAGCATCGGCCGCACCCGCACCTGGGTGATGCCGCTGGGTTGCGGCCCCTGGTGCATGGCCATGGGCACCAGCCCGATGGCGAAGGCGATGGCCACGCCGGTCAGGGCCAGGGTATCGAGGCCATTCCCGAAGCTGAGCAGCAGTTGCCCGAGCATCATGCCGACATAGCTGGCCACCATGTACACCGACAGGGTGTTGCCACGGCGGCCTTCCGGCGCGCAATCGTTGAGCCAGCTTTCGATGACCATCAGCTGGCACATCATCGCCGCGCCCACGACGAAGCGCAGCGCCAGCCAGAGCGGGAGCGAATCGCTGAGCTGGTGGCTGAGGACCGCCGTGACGATGACGCCCGCGCTGGCCACGAAGGCGCGGGGATGGGACACGAGGCCGATCAGCCAGTAGCCGATGCGCCCGCCGAATACCATGCCCAGGGCATTGGCGGCCATCAGGCCGCCGCCCCAGAGTTCCGCCGCGCCTGCCGCGTCCAGGCGCAGGGCGAGGTAGGTCATCAGCAGGCTGGAACCCAGCTGCATCAGCAGGGTCGCCGCGTAGAGGGTTCCGAACGCCTTGGTGAGTGCGAACAATTCCGTTCCCCGGTGAGTTGAGGACCGCCGTCAGGCGAGGCCGTGGCGTTGTTTCCAATCCCCGGGGTAGACCACGTAGCCGAACAGCGCATGACCGCCGTAGACCAGCTCGGTGCCCTCGGGAATCCACAGCAGCTGGCCCGGCTCCACCCGGTACAGCTCGCCATTGGCCTTGAGTTCGAAACAGCCCTCTATGACGAAGATCACTTCGTCATAGAGCAGCGTCCAGGCCACCTCCGCGCCGTCCCACAGGGCGAAACCGACGCCCAGGTGGGGCGACACCTCGTTGCCGAGGGCACGGGCGACGCTGGCACCGCCCGGCGGCCCGCCCCGGTGGACGAACTCCAGGTTGCGATGGTCGACCAGGCGCACCGGCCCCTTGCCGCTGGGGATCCGGCTCATAGCTCGCTCCTGCTGTTCCAGGCCGCCCAGCGGATACGGGTGCTGACGCCAAGGCCGAGGAAGGGCTCCGGCGGGTTCAGCGAGGGCATGCCGGTCACCGCGCGGATATCGTCCAGTTGGGTCGAGCTGGCGCCGACCACCAGGTCCGCCAGCAAGGTCCCGGAGATGGTGCCCCAGGCCGCGCCCACGCCGTTGTCGCAGGCGGTGGCGAAGACGCCGTCGTCGAGCTGGCCGAAGAAGTTGGTGAAGTTCCGCGAGATCGCATAGGCGCCGCCCCAGGTGTGGGTGAAGGGCACCTCGGCGAGTTGCGGGTAGCGGGCGCGGAAGGCCTTGGCGTGATCCTCGCGGATGCGCGCGCGCGTGGCGTCGTCGACGCTGCGGCCGTAGCGCGGCACATGGCGGTAGGTGTTGCGGATGATCAGGCGGCGGTCCTGGGTCATGCGCACCGTGGTGCCGGCGTGGTCGGCGGGAGTCAGGCCCCAGTCCGCCTGGGCGCCGACGCGGGCCATCTCGGCATCGCTGAGCGGCCGGGTCCAGCTGGCGAAGGTCATGACCGGCAACAGGCGATTGCGCAGGAAACCGAATTCCTGGGTGAAGATGCTGGTACCCAGCAACACGCTTGGGGTGCGGATGCACCC
This genomic window from Pseudomonas furukawaii contains:
- a CDS encoding MFS transporter; the encoded protein is MFALTKAFGTLYAATLLMQLGSSLLMTYLALRLDAAGAAELWGGGLMAANALGMVFGGRIGYWLIGLVSHPRAFVASAGVIVTAVLSHQLSDSLPLWLALRFVVGAAMMCQLMVIESWLNDCAPEGRRGNTLSVYMVASYVGMMLGQLLLSFGNGLDTLALTGVAIAFAIGLVPMAMHQGPQPSGITQVRVRPMLYLRRLPQALGTILASGLLNGCLYGLTPIFAAQMGFSPAQVGQFMALTIAAGLAAQLPLGKLSDRFSRVTLIRWTAALLGLAYLPMAFLQSPGWGAIMVIGAVIGFLQFCLYPLGVARANENLESELRVSVAGALLMTFGIGASIGPLVAGALMERLGPQALYLFGILVTTLVVCLVREKTVKVAALPVQGG
- a CDS encoding cupin domain-containing protein, with amino-acid sequence MSRIPSGKGPVRLVDHRNLEFVHRGGPPGGASVARALGNEVSPHLGVGFALWDGAEVAWTLLYDEVIFVIEGCFELKANGELYRVEPGQLLWIPEGTELVYGGHALFGYVVYPGDWKQRHGLA